In Flavobacterium hankyongi, the genomic window CGTAACGATATAGTCGTATTTAACTGGCCAGTAGATACAGTTTATCAATTTTTTGACAGATCTGGAAGACATATTGACAAGCCTGTTGACAAACGTTCAAATTATGTAAAAAGATGTGTTGGTTTACCTGGTGATAGTTTTTCAATTAAAAATGGTGATATTTTAATTAACAATAAGAAATTAGTATTACCAGAAAGAGCTAGACCACAGTGGTCATATGATGTTGTAACTGATGGATCATCTTTTGATGCTGAATACATTTTAGGGGAATTACAATTAACAGATCGTATTGTCCCAACTGGAGAAAATCAATTTATCTTTTCAGCTGTTACTGATGAAGCATATAACAAATTGAAGCAAAATCCAGCGATAAAATCAATCACAAAAAGAATAGCTCCTGCACCAGAAAGTATTGATAAAAGTATTTTCCCTCACAATCAAAAATGGAGTCAAGATAATTTAGGCCCAATCTATATCCCTGAAGCAAACAAAACAGTTGCTTTAAACAAAGAAACTCTTCCTTTTTACAAGCGACTTATAACAGAATACGAAGGTAATAAACTAGAAGAAAAAGGCGGAAAAATCTATATCAACGACAAAGAAGCGACAAACTATACTTTCAAACAGGACTATTACTGGATGATGGGAGATAACCGTCACAATTCTGAAGATAGTCGTTACTGGGGATTTGTTCCTTTTGATCACGTAGTTGGTAAACCAGTATTTATTTGGTGGAGTATTGACCCTAATGTTCCATGGAGTAAAGCTATTGACAAAATTCGTTGGGACAGATTATTTTGCACAGTTGGCGGAAATGGACAGCCAGTATCTTACTTCAAATATTTTATAATTGCCCTTGTAGCATGGTTTGCATACGATTTTTACAGAAGAAAAAAAGCTAAAGCTTAGTTCAATTTGGTTATTTGTGGATTTGGTAATTTGATGTTATGTATATCTTTTCATTTGAAAAATTAGATGTTTGGGTAGAGTCTAAAGAATTTACTAAAGCAATATACTTAGCGACAGAAAATTTCCCAGAAAATGAAAAATTTGGATTAATCTCACAATTACGTAGAGCTTCAATCTCAATATGTTCAAATATAGCTGAAGGTTCTGCAAGGAAAACCTTTAAAGACAAAGCTAACTTTACCACTATTGCATTTGGTTCTGCTGTAGAAGTTTTAAATCAATTAATTTTGTCTTACGAATTAAATTTCCTTTCAGAAAAAAACTATATTCTTTTAAGAAAACAATTAGAAAGTATTACAAATAAATTAAATAGTTTGAGGAATTATCAAATTGACAAATCAATTTAATTTTTCAAAGCACCAAATCCACAAATTACCAAATGAACATACTCATACACCCTACCTACTTTCCTTCAATAAGTCATTTTGTTGCTATGGTTAAAGCCAATTCTGTAACGTTTGAAATGGAAGACAACTTTCAAAAACAAACCAACAGAAACAGGATGTATA contains:
- the lepB gene encoding signal peptidase I; this translates as MTALQWFIFFLIVQIIHGLGTWKLYEKAGRKSWEAFIPVYNSIILMKIINRSTWWTALLFIPIINLIMFIVVWVETLRSFGKNSSKDTLLGVLTLGFYIYYVNYFENVEYIKDRSLVAKTQVGDTISSLLYAIVVATLVHTYVMQPFTIPTSSLEKSLLIGDFLFVSKFHYGARTPKTAVALPMVHDSLLVVKEKSYLSWPQLPSFRLPGVQSIKRNDIVVFNWPVDTVYQFFDRSGRHIDKPVDKRSNYVKRCVGLPGDSFSIKNGDILINNKKLVLPERARPQWSYDVVTDGSSFDAEYILGELQLTDRIVPTGENQFIFSAVTDEAYNKLKQNPAIKSITKRIAPAPESIDKSIFPHNQKWSQDNLGPIYIPEANKTVALNKETLPFYKRLITEYEGNKLEEKGGKIYINDKEATNYTFKQDYYWMMGDNRHNSEDSRYWGFVPFDHVVGKPVFIWWSIDPNVPWSKAIDKIRWDRLFCTVGGNGQPVSYFKYFIIALVAWFAYDFYRRKKAKA
- a CDS encoding four helix bundle protein, whose amino-acid sequence is MYIFSFEKLDVWVESKEFTKAIYLATENFPENEKFGLISQLRRASISICSNIAEGSARKTFKDKANFTTIAFGSAVEVLNQLILSYELNFLSEKNYILLRKQLESITNKLNSLRNYQIDKSI